In a single window of the Coffea eugenioides isolate CCC68of chromosome 3, Ceug_1.0, whole genome shotgun sequence genome:
- the LOC113767119 gene encoding uncharacterized protein LOC113767119 isoform X1 yields the protein MGQIFHLNLEYWFNFADSDGDSRLTGNDAMKIFAMSNLSRPELKQLSWEHCWLLWSLFWALIRSWHPSILLHFWLVPTGWFFCHSCFLIRYYCSQGFAFTFFMLLNLFKFMPYVALNL from the exons ATGGGTCAAATTTTCCACTTAAATCTTGAGTATTGGTTCAACTTCGCCGACTCag ACGGCGATAGCCGCTTGACTGGCAATGATGCTATGAAAATTTTCGCCATGTCCAATTTGTCTAGGCCTGAACTCAAGCAG TTGTCTTGGGAACATTGTTGGCTGCTTTGGTCCCTGTTCTGGGCTTTAATCCGGTCATGGCATCCGAgcattttgcttcatttttgGTTAGTTCCAACTGGCTGGTTTTTCTGCCATTCTTGCTTTCTCATTCGCTATTACTGTAGTCAGGGATTCgcttttactttttttatgcTTCTCAATCTTTTTAAATTTATGCCTTATGTTGCTCTTAATCTCTAA
- the LOC113767119 gene encoding dolichyl-diphosphooligosaccharide--protein glycosyltransferase subunit STT3A-like isoform X2, with product MGQIFHLNLEYWFNFADSDGDSRLTGNDAMKIFAMSNLSRPELKQACFLPLSDASSFSILYIVTLVYFSGVMVPLMLVLGPAVCKMPGISLSGAFDVLTHSLIFQLPSTSEIFTSD from the exons ATGGGTCAAATTTTCCACTTAAATCTTGAGTATTGGTTCAACTTCGCCGACTCag ACGGCGATAGCCGCTTGACTGGCAATGATGCTATGAAAATTTTCGCCATGTCCAATTTGTCTAGGCCTGAACTCAAGCAG GCATGCTTTTTGCCACTTTCTGATGCAAGCTCCTTTAGCATCCTTTACATAGTTACATTAGTATATTTTTCAGGTGTCATG GTGCCACTAATGCTTGTACTTGGTCCAGCAGTATGCAAAATGCCTGGAATTTCTCTTTCAGGAGCTTTTGATGTTCTTACTCATTCGCTCATATTTCAGTTGCCTAGTACATCAGAAATTTTTACATCTGATTAG